In Perca fluviatilis chromosome 14, GENO_Pfluv_1.0, whole genome shotgun sequence, a genomic segment contains:
- the LOC120573551 gene encoding WW domain-binding protein 11-like has protein sequence MPNIRQMRKRKTKKWTQEAMDQAKQEVEAGRLSLRQAAMRFGVPKSSLSDPVSGRVASDFSICWRSLLTHADEDSLVEYCLYSALHGFPLLAEINYNKSTGKVRRNVTKARILTAQEMSDTIEEVEDRAARQEAQALARRDREQQRARDTSPAATSSTLPSGSRPSHRKLGPSGLRQQPAPAFPSPVPQHPLPPLVPPTIPSCLPPAADHPGQACLQRDTTILHLLSLPHRAQDWAAEGPLLPLPPTQKEPAPPPPCLLGPRHPPVTPLQRGDWSRQSGGRCREPEPPEAPEGLVSWFHTTCVSWEEDELSNNEFWCFWCSDV, from the exons ATGCCCAACATCAGgcagatgaggaagaggaagaccaAAAAATGGACCCAAGAGGCAATGGACCAGGCCAAGCAGGAGGTGGAAGCAGGCAGGCTCTCTCTACGGCAGGCAGCCATGAGGTTTGGGGTCCCTAAGTCAAGCCTGAGTGACCCAGTCAGCGGAAGAGTGGCCTCCGATTTTTCCATCTGTTGGAGGTCACTCCTCACCCATGCAGACGAAGACTCCCTGGTGGAGTACTGTCTGTACTCTGCTCTGCATGGGTTTCCGCTCCTGGCCGAAATAAACTACAACAAAAGCACTGGCAAGGTCAGGAGGAATGTCACCAAGGCCAGGATACTGACAGCCCAGGAGATGTCCGACACCATCGAGGAGGTGGAGGACCGTGCTGCAAGGCAGGAGGCCCAAGCTCTGGCCAGAAGAGACCGAGAGCAGCAGCGGGCCAGAGACACCAGCCCGGCAGCCACTTCCTCTACCCTGCCTAGCGGCTCCCGCCCCAGCCACAGAAAACTTGGCCCCTCGGGGCTGCGCCAGCAACCAGCTCCGGCATTTCCATCGCCGGTCCCTCAGCACCCTCTGCCCCCTCTTGTGCCTCCCACGATCCCCAGCTGCCTGCCACCAGCGGCAGACCATCCGGGACAAGCCTGCCTGCAGAGGGACACCACCATCCTCCATCTCCTG AGCCTTCCACATCGGGCGCAGGATTGGGCCGCCGAGGGTCCacttcttcctctccctcccact cagaAAGAaccagctcctcctcctccctgtctgTTGGGCCCACGACATCCACCG GTCACACCGCTGCAAAGAGGAGACTGGAGCCGACAGTCTGGTGGCCGGTGCAGGGAACCCGAACCTCCAGAGGCTCCAGAGGGATTGGTGTCGTGGTTTCACACCACTTGTGTCAGCTGGGAGGAGGATGAGCTGAGCAACAAtgaattttggtgtttttggtgCTCAgatgtttaa